Genomic DNA from Streptomyces sp. AM 2-1-1:
GCGCGGCGGAGCTCTCCACTCAATTCGTCTTCAAAGGGCATGACAGGGACACCACTTCTCGTCTGGAGGAGGCAAGGGGGTGGGGGAGTGGTTCGGGGCATCGGTGGTGCGGAGCGCGGTGGTGGGGGCTCCGGCGGATCGGCGGCGCGGTGTACGGGCGTTCGGGGGAGCGCCGCTTCGGGGTACCGGCGTACCGGCTTCCGGTGGATCGGCGTTCCGGTGGACCGGTGGATCGGCGTTTCGGTGGACCGGTGCTTCAGTGGGCGACGAACTCGGCGAGGCTGCCGCCGAGCAGGGTGCGCAGCCGGGCCAACGCCCGTACGCACCGCGTCCGTACGGCCGCCGGGCTGACCCGGAGCGCCTCGGCTGTCTGTTCGATACTGCGGTCCTCCCAGTACCTCAGCACCACCACCGCCCGGTCCTTCGGGGAGAGCCGGTCGAGGGCGTCGAGCAGCGTCATGCGCAGGACCGGGTCCTCGCCCGCCCCCGGGTGCACCGCGTCCGGCACCTCCGCCACCGGGCGTTCACCGGAGGAGCGGCGCCTGCGGTGGGTGAGGAAGGCGCGGACGAGCACGGTCTGGGCGTAGGCGGCCGGGTTGTCGATCCGGTGGATCCGTCCCCACAGCATGTACATCCGGCCGAGCGTCTCCTGCACGAGATCCTCGGCGAGATGCACGTCGCCACCGGTCAACAGCGATGCGGAGCGGTACAGATGACCCGCACACCCCGCCGCGAACTCCCTGAAATCCTCGACACGCGACTTCCTCATCCGGTCCCCCGTCTCCCACGGCCCGTCTCACACGAACCGCGCCCCCGCACTCCTTCGACGCGGCGGCCCCCGCGGAATGTTTCACGCGAACCCCGGTGAAATTTCCGAGTGGTGGTCCGGGCGCGGCTCGGACGGCCCGCGCCGCCCCGGGTCGGGCGGGTCGCCCGCGCCGGGGCCGGGCAGCCGGAGCCGAGTTCCTCCCGCCGCTCCCCATCCCCCCTGCGCGCGGGTAGGTTCGGCGCCATGGACACTGGCCATCTTCTGGGCTCGGGACGCAGCGCCGACGTGTACGCACTCGACGACTCCTGGGTCCTGCGCCGCTACCGCGACGAAGCCGACGCCACTCCCGAACTGGTGGTGATGTCCTACCTCTCCGCCTTCGGCTTCCCGGTACCACGCATCGGCCCGCCGGCCGACGGGGCGGGCCCCGGCGATCTCGTCCTGCAACGGCTGGCCGGCCCGACCATGGCCCAGGCGCTCATGGCCGGCTCCCTCGACGCCCGACAGGGCGGCGAGATGCTCGCCACCCTGCTGCGCGAGCTGCACGCGCTGCCGCCCCGGCTCTCCCCCGACCCGGAGGTCCGCATCCTCCATCTCGACCTGCACCCCGAGAACGTGATGCTGACCGAGCGGGGTCCGGTGGTGATCGACTGGAGCAACACCACCGAGGGCCCGCCCGGGACGGACCGGGCCATGTCCGCGCTGATCCTGGCGCAGCTCTCCCTCACCCCCGGCTTCCCGGCGGCGGAGGGCGTCAGGATCCTGCTCACCGCCCTGCTCACCGCCATGGCCGGGGACGGGGGGATCACCCCGGACGACCTCGCCGGTGCCGTCGCCCGCCGGTCGGCGGACCCGTACCTCTCCGTGGCGGAACGCGCGGTGCTCGGTACGGCGGCGGCGCTGGTGGCCGCACACGGCAGCTGACGGAGCCGGGGCCGTCGCGGGCCCTGCCGAGGTGCGTCGTCCGTCGTTCCGCCGGACGACGAAGCCGCTCCTGCTCCCGGGCGCCGACCGCTTCCACCGGCCGGACCCGGAGCGCACGCGCCGCCGGGAGTACGGCGGCCGCCACGGCGATCACCGCCGCGCTGCCGAGTACCGTGCCGACCGCGGCCCAGGGCACCGCGACGCCGATCCAGCCGGATCCTCGCTCCATCACCGGCTGCACGTTCGAACAACCGTATAAAGTCCGGTGATCGACATCGGGCGTCTGGTGTCCGGTCACGCCGGGTGGTCGGGGCGGGACGCGGGGGGCGATTCACATGGGTGGAACACGCGGACGGAAGAGTGCGCCGGCGGCCGGGAGCTCGCACCGGCGAGCGGGCGGGAAGTCCGGCAGACTGACGCGGCGTGGCCGGATCGTCGCCTGGACCGCCGGCATCGGTGCCGTGTGCGTCCTCGGCGCCGGCGGTGCCGCGGCGTGGGTCTACAACGACCTGGACGGCAACATCCACGGCGCCCACCTCGACGGCAAGCTCGGCGACGACCGCCCGGAGAACCTCAGTCCCGGCTCACGGAACATCCTGGTCGTGGGCTCCGACAGCAGGTCCGGGGCGAACGCCCGGTACGGGGGCATGGAGGGGGGCACCATGCACTCCGACACGCTGATGGTGCTGCACATCCCGGAGAACCGGAAGTGGGCCGCGGTCGTGTCCCTGCCCCGCGACTCCTGGGTGCGCATACCGGCCTGCGACAAGGGCGACGGTACGACCTCGGAAGTCCACCACTTCAAGATCAACGAGGCGTTCTCGCTCGGTGGTACGAGCGGCGAGGTAGCCGACGCCGCCGCTTGCACCATCAAGACGATCGAGGCCAACACGGGCCTGCGCATCGACAACTTCGTGTCGGTCGAGTTCCAGGGGTTCAAGGGCATGGTCAACGCCCTGGACGGGATAGAAGTCTGCCCCGAGCAGGCCATCCACGACGAGAAGGCCCACCTCGACCTGGAGGCCGGCTGCCAGACGGTCAGGGACGAGAAGGCGCTCGGCTACGTGCGTGCCCGCTACAGCGTGGGCGACGGCTCCGACACCGGACGCATCGGCCGCCAGCAGGAGTTCATGTCGGCGCTGGCCAAGAAGGCCAAGTCCAAGATGACCGACCCCGTCGCCCTCTACAAGTTGCTGCAGTCCCTCACCAAGTCCCTCACCACGGACGACGAACTGGCCGACGCGAAATCCCTCACCGACCTCGCGTCCGAGCTGAAGGGCGTCCCCGAGGACCGCCTGACGTTCCTCACCGTTCCCAGCTATCCGCGCGAGGCCGACGTCCCGACGGACAAGGCCAATGTGGTGTGGCAGTACCCGCAGGCCGCCACCGTCTTCACCGCTCTGGCCAAGGACGAGGAGATAGACAAGAAGAGCCTGGAGGCGGGCGCGAAGGATCCGCTGTACGCGTCCTCCGTGCACGTGCGTGTCCTGAACGGATCCGGCACCGAGGGGAAGGCCGCCGCGGTCGCCGAGAGACTGCGCGAGGCCGGGTTCACCGTCACGGGGACCGGCAACGCGCCCCACCCCGGCCGCACCGCCGTGACCTACCCTCCGGGCTTCGCCGACCGGGCCGCGGTCCTCGCGTCCCAGGTACCCGGCGCGCACGCCGTCGAGGACGCCGGAGCCCCGGCGGGCGAGGTCACCCTGGTGGTCGGCGCCGAACTGGACGTCGACGACCTGCGATAGGCCGTGTCCGAGTCGGCGCACCCCTCGCGCTCCGACGCCCCTCACCCGGACCGCCACGACACGGGACCGCGAGAGGCGCGAAGAATCCCCGCCCCGGGTTCCGTCGTGACCGGGTGGGCATCGATCAGGAGCGGGGCGCCGTGCGGGCAGCGTACGGTCGCCGTACGGGCAGCGTACGGAACGCGGCCCGGGTGAGCGCACGGCGAACGGACGGGAAGAGGAAGCGACATGACCGCACCGAGCACGGGGACCAACCCCTGGCTCCGCCGCTACCACGCCGCCGGGGCGGACTCCGTCTCCCTGGTGTGCTTCCCGCACGCCGGCGGATCGGCGGGATACTTCCACCCGTTCTCGGCGGCGCTCGCTCCCGAGGTCGGCGTGGTGGCCGTCCAGTACCCGGGGCGCCAGGACCGCTACGCCGAGCCGCCCTTCGAGGACCTCGGCGAGCTCGCCGAAGCCATCCATCAACAACTGGCCGCGCTGTCGGGCCCGTTGGCCTTCTTCGGCCACAGCATGGGCGCATCCGTCGCCTTCGAGGTGGCACGGCTCCGCGAACTGGGTGGCGCCGGGGCGCCGCTGATGCTCTTCGCCTCCGGCCGCCGCGCCCCGGGCACCCGCCGCCCGGGGCCGGTCGGCCCGCTGGACGACGCGGCGGTCCTCGCCCAGATGAAAGGGCTCGGCGGCGCCCACACCGGGCTGCTGGAGAACCCGGAGCTCGCTGAACTGGTACTGCCCGCCGCCCGGAGCGACTACCGCGCTGTCGCGGGCTACACCTGCCCGCCCGGTACGGTCATCCACTCCCCCATCACCGTGCTGACCGGCGCCGACGACCCCCTCACCACCGCGGACGAGGCCGACGCCTGGCGCCACCACACCACCGGCCCCTGCACCGTGCACACCTTCCCGGGCGGCCACTTCTTCCTGGAGCCCGAGTCCGGCCCCGTCCTCGCGACGGTCTCCGGAATCCTGGCGCGCCTCGGCACGTGAGAGTGATGCCGCGCGCTCGGGGCTGCTCCCCCTTCGGGTGAACCGTCGGCGGACGCGGTTCCTGGTGGGTGAGTGACGCCCCGCGAGCACCGGCGGAGGAGAGCGCACCGGCCGCAGGGCCGCCCTCCGCCCCGGCGCAGCGGCCGTCCCGCCCGAGGGGACGGGACTCAGCGCATGAGCCGCCACGCGAGCCAGGCGTCCAGCCCGCTCCACGCGGTGAAGGCGACCGTGCGGATCCAGCTCACGCGGATCAGATGGGCGTGGACGGCCGCGGAGAAGTGCTGCGCTAGATCCACCCGGTCCGGTGTGGCCACGACGCCGGAGAGCGTCATGATCAGGATCAGCAGGACCAGGGTCACCAGCGCCGCCCGGAGCGGGACCGCCCGGGACCTGTTCAGGACGAGCAGCACCGACGTCACGCCGGCCACCAGCAGCCCGGGGGCGAGCACGCGCCAGAACATCTGGTTGTGGGCGGCCATGTAGGACTCCGACGCGCCCTCCCGGAGCCTGGCCACCATGGGGTAGTCCATCAGCTGCAGGGTCCACACGAAGCCGGTGGTGTAGACGACGGCCAGGGTCTGGGCCAGTACCAGCGCGGCGGTGAGGCCGCGCGAGGAGTCGTGCAGGGACATGATTCACTCTCTCGTCACAGGTGGGGCGGTGCGCTCCTCGGCGACTGCGGGGGCGGGACTCGCGGCTCGGCGTGCGTGGGTCATGCGGCGCAGTGCGGGTGGGACCCGCGGTAGTCGACCATCTCGCCGAAGACGGCCGGCACGTCCAGCGGAGCCGCGAGCCGCGCTCCCCGCTGCTCCGCGTAGGCGCGGGCGAGGTTTCCCACCAGCCTTTCGCTGTCGAGGAGTTCGGCGTGGGGTCCGAGGTCCGTCGCCCGGGCGAGCTGCAGCGGTGTCAGCCCTTCGGCGATGCCCCCGCGGGCCAGGCGGGCCACCCACCGGAGGTATTCGGCGTTCGCCTCCAGAAGTTCGGCGCCGCCGACCGGTCCGTGTCCGGGAACCACGACGAGCGGGTCCAGGGACCGCAGCCGGTCGAGGACCCGCAGGCTGCCCGCCACCGACCCCATGAGGACGAAGGGTGTCGCACCGGAGAACACCAGGTCGCCGGTGAACAGCACGCGTTGGCCCGGCAGCCACACCACGGCGTCGCCCGCGGTGTGTCCGGGTCCGAAGTGCAGCACCTCCACCGGGGAGGTGGACGTGGGCAGCGTCATGCGGTCGTCGAAGACGACCCGGGGGAAGCCGGCTTCCACGTGGCCCCAGTCGGTGTCGGGCCAGAGGGAGGTGAGCGAGAGACCGTGGTCGGCCATCTCCTCGGCCGCCCGCCGGTGTGCGACCACGGTGGCCTCGCCGAAGAGGTGGTTCCCGAAGGTGTGATCACCGTGGCTGTGGGTGTTGACGAGGATGCTCACGGGTTTCGCGCTGAGTTCGCGCACGACCCCGCGCAACTGCCGGGCGCGTGCCTCGGTCGCGGCGGTGTCCACCAGTACGGGGCCGTTGCCGTCCAGCACGATTCCCGCGTTGTTGAGGCACCATCCGCCGTCGGGCTGGAGGTAGGCGTGGACGCCCTCCGCCACCTGCCGCAGCTCGTGCAGCGGTACCACCGGGTCGAGTGCGGTGAGCGTCATGTCATACCTCCGGGGGGAAGCCGTCGAGCACGGGGTGGCAGATCGTCGGTGTGCCGGTCGCCAGTGCCGCCAAGGGAGCCAGGCGCCGGGTGACCTCGGGGTGCGACAGTGCGTCGCGCAGCGACTGCTCGTTCTCCCACTCGGCGACATTGATGTACGTCGGGCTGCCGTCTCGGGGGCGGAGCAGCCGGTGGTGGAGAAAGCCGGGCCGCGCCCGCACAGACGCGGACAGATCCGTGAAAGCGCGCTCGAACTCGGCCTCGGATCCGCGGACTTCGAAGACATTGACCAGGACGATCACGGAGTTCACTCCTTTCCTGCGGTGGGGCGGGCCTGCCGGCGTGGGCCGTGCGCGGGGACGCGCCGGTCCGACGGCGGGTGGTACGGCTGCACGGGCACGCCCGGGAGGACGACCCCGAAGGGTCCAGGCCCGACGACGGGGGGAAGTCGGACCTGGACCGGTACGCACGGCCGTGCCCTACTCGACGGTGACGAGCGTGCGCTCCGGCTCGTCGGTGGTGGCGCCGGACGCCGGCTCGGACTTCGCCACCGCGGGCGCGGGGCGGTCCTTGGGCAGCAGCATCGCGGTGACCGCGCCGAGCGCGACGAAGACGAAGCCGACCCAGAGAGCGGCGTGCAGTCCGTGCACGTAGTGCGCCTTGGTGTCGTAACCGCCCTGGCCGGCGAAGACCGCGGCGAGCACGGCCACACCGAACACTCCGCCGAGTTCACGGATCGCGTTGTTGGCTCCGGAGGCGATGCCCTCCTCCTCCCGGCGCACCGAGCCCATCACGACGTTGCCGGACGGACCGAAGTACAGGCCCATGCCGAAGCCGTTGCAGAGGAAGGCGGGCACCAGGTCGGGGAAGGAGCTCCCCGTGGTGATGCCGAGAGCCAGCCAGAGCAGGCCCACGCTCTGCAGGACCAGGCCGGCCACGATGATCGGCTTGCCGCCGATCTTGTCGGAGAGGCCGCCGCCCAGCGGAGCCGCGATGAGCACCACTCCGGTCCAGGCGAGGAAGCGCAGGCCGGCGGCGAAGGGCGAGTAGCCCAGGGCGGTCTGCAGGTACTGGGTGATCAGGAAGATCGAGCCGAACATCCCGAAGAACATGAAGAGCGAGAGCAGGTTCACCGTGGTGAAGGCGCGTCCCGAGAAGAGCCTCATGGGAAGCATCGGGTGGGGCGTGCGCGTCTCCCAGACGGCGAAGGCCACCAGCAGGGCGAGGCCGCCGAGGCCGGTGCCGAGGGTCTGGGCGCTGGTCCAGCCCGCCGAGTCGCCGCGGATGATCGAGACCACCACACCGAAGAGGCCGAGGCAGGCCAGCACGGTACCGACCAGGTCGAGCCGGGCCACCGGGCCGTGGCTCTCCGTCAGCCAGGAGAAGGACAGCGCGAGGAGCACGATGCCGATCGGCACGTTGAGCCAGAAGATCCACTGCCAGGACGCCGACTCGGTGATGAAGCCGCCGATCACGGGGCCCAGGGCGACCCCCAGCCCGCCGACCCCGCCCCAGACGCCGAGGGCGGCTCCGCGCTTGCTCGGCGGGACCGCGGCGGACAGGAGGGTGAGGCTGAGCGGCAGCACGATGGCCGAGCCGAGACCCTGGATCGCACGGGCCGCGATGAGCACGCCGATGCTCGGGGCCAGCGCGGCCAGCGCGGACGCCCCGGTGAACAGGACGATGCCGATCATGAAGAGCCGCCGGCGCCCGAAGCGCTCCGCCAACGCGGAAGCCGTGAGCAGGAAGACGGCGAAGGTGAGGGTGTAGGCGTTGACCGTCCACTCGAGCCCCTGGAGCCCGGTGTGGAGACTCTCTCTGATCTTGGTCAGCGCGGTGGTCACGACCAACTGGTCGAGGGAGACCATGAACGTGGCGATGGCGGTCACGGTCATGGTGCGCCCGGAATGGCCGATGGTGGCCTCGGACGCGTCCTGGTGTGTGGTGCTGTCCATCTCCGACTCCTTTGGATTTCGAATGGACTGCTGGGCTGTGATCTCATGCGCGGCGCATGGCGGCGGACTGCGTACGCGGCCTCGCGGACTCTCCGGCTCGACCGCTCCGGGAGGTGACAAAAGCGGTCCGACATGCAAGAGTTAGCTTGGAAACTCCAATGACGGAACCATAGACAAGGGACGGTTAGCATGTCAACTGAAATGGATACCGCGTCCGGACCGTCCGCCTCCGTCGACGGGCTCGACGGGCCGGAGTTCCGCTCGTGGATCTCCCTGGTGCACGCCTACGGGCACGTTTCCAAGTCCCTGGACCGCTCCCTGACGCAGGAACTCGACATCTCGCTCGTGTGGTTCGAAGTGCTCGCCCGGCTCAGCACCGCCGAGGACGGCCGGATGAGGCTGCTCCAGCTCAGCCGTCACCTGGTGGTCTCCAAGGCGAGCGTGACGAAGCTCGTCGACCGTATGGAGCGCGCCGGCCTCGTCCGGCGGGAGACTCCGCCGGAGGACCGGCGCGCCGTCTACGCGGCCCTCACGCCGAGCGGTGAGGCGATGCTGGCGAAGGCGCTGCCGCTCCAGGTGCGCAACATCCGCGCGGCGCTCTCCGGGGTGGGCCGGAGCGAACTCGACAGCCTGCGGGAGACCCTCGACGGCGTCATCCGGACGTACGACGACACCTGGCGCACCCACGGCTGAGGCCCCGGCGCTCACCACGCGACCTCGGTGATGTCGACCGGCCGCGGTGCCCGGGCGCGCATCCGGGCGACCAGGCCCAGCAGCCGCTCGTGCAGTTCGTCGGCCGGCAGGTGGCACCGGTCGCCGTGGCCGGGCAGCACCCAGCCGAAGCGGGCCCGGCGAGCCAGCCGCAGCAACGAGGCGATCAGCTCCGGCCGCGAGTGCCAGACCACCGTCTCGAAGACGTCGAGGTCCTGCGCGGCCCGGGACCAGTACAGCGTGTCGCCGGTGAAGCAGTAGCGCTCGTCCACCACGTACACGGTGCTCCCCCGGGTGTGACCGGGCACGGGATGCGCCACCACGCCGGGGAGCACCTCGACGGGGGAGGTCCCGCGCAGGACCCCGTCGGCGTACGGTGCCGCGTCCAGGTCGCCCTCGTGGATCCACACGCGGGCCCCGAAGTGCCGTGCGAACCGCTCCGCGTGGGCGGTGTGGTCGCGGTGCGTCAGGAGGATGTG
This window encodes:
- a CDS encoding SigE family RNA polymerase sigma factor; this encodes MRKSRVEDFREFAAGCAGHLYRSASLLTGGDVHLAEDLVQETLGRMYMLWGRIHRIDNPAAYAQTVLVRAFLTHRRRRSSGERPVAEVPDAVHPGAGEDPVLRMTLLDALDRLSPKDRAVVVLRYWEDRSIEQTAEALRVSPAAVRTRCVRALARLRTLLGGSLAEFVAH
- a CDS encoding aminoglycoside phosphotransferase family protein; its protein translation is MDTGHLLGSGRSADVYALDDSWVLRRYRDEADATPELVVMSYLSAFGFPVPRIGPPADGAGPGDLVLQRLAGPTMAQALMAGSLDARQGGEMLATLLRELHALPPRLSPDPEVRILHLDLHPENVMLTERGPVVIDWSNTTEGPPGTDRAMSALILAQLSLTPGFPAAEGVRILLTALLTAMAGDGGITPDDLAGAVARRSADPYLSVAERAVLGTAAALVAAHGS
- a CDS encoding LCP family protein; the protein is MGGTRGRKSAPAAGSSHRRAGGKSGRLTRRGRIVAWTAGIGAVCVLGAGGAAAWVYNDLDGNIHGAHLDGKLGDDRPENLSPGSRNILVVGSDSRSGANARYGGMEGGTMHSDTLMVLHIPENRKWAAVVSLPRDSWVRIPACDKGDGTTSEVHHFKINEAFSLGGTSGEVADAAACTIKTIEANTGLRIDNFVSVEFQGFKGMVNALDGIEVCPEQAIHDEKAHLDLEAGCQTVRDEKALGYVRARYSVGDGSDTGRIGRQQEFMSALAKKAKSKMTDPVALYKLLQSLTKSLTTDDELADAKSLTDLASELKGVPEDRLTFLTVPSYPREADVPTDKANVVWQYPQAATVFTALAKDEEIDKKSLEAGAKDPLYASSVHVRVLNGSGTEGKAAAVAERLREAGFTVTGTGNAPHPGRTAVTYPPGFADRAAVLASQVPGAHAVEDAGAPAGEVTLVVGAELDVDDLR
- a CDS encoding alpha/beta fold hydrolase, which gives rise to MTAPSTGTNPWLRRYHAAGADSVSLVCFPHAGGSAGYFHPFSAALAPEVGVVAVQYPGRQDRYAEPPFEDLGELAEAIHQQLAALSGPLAFFGHSMGASVAFEVARLRELGGAGAPLMLFASGRRAPGTRRPGPVGPLDDAAVLAQMKGLGGAHTGLLENPELAELVLPAARSDYRAVAGYTCPPGTVIHSPITVLTGADDPLTTADEADAWRHHTTGPCTVHTFPGGHFFLEPESGPVLATVSGILARLGT
- a CDS encoding MBL fold metallo-hydrolase; this encodes MTLTALDPVVPLHELRQVAEGVHAYLQPDGGWCLNNAGIVLDGNGPVLVDTAATEARARQLRGVVRELSAKPVSILVNTHSHGDHTFGNHLFGEATVVAHRRAAEEMADHGLSLTSLWPDTDWGHVEAGFPRVVFDDRMTLPTSTSPVEVLHFGPGHTAGDAVVWLPGQRVLFTGDLVFSGATPFVLMGSVAGSLRVLDRLRSLDPLVVVPGHGPVGGAELLEANAEYLRWVARLARGGIAEGLTPLQLARATDLGPHAELLDSERLVGNLARAYAEQRGARLAAPLDVPAVFGEMVDYRGSHPHCAA
- a CDS encoding antibiotic biosynthesis monooxygenase family protein translates to MNSVIVLVNVFEVRGSEAEFERAFTDLSASVRARPGFLHHRLLRPRDGSPTYINVAEWENEQSLRDALSHPEVTRRLAPLAALATGTPTICHPVLDGFPPEV
- a CDS encoding MFS transporter → MDSTTHQDASEATIGHSGRTMTVTAIATFMVSLDQLVVTTALTKIRESLHTGLQGLEWTVNAYTLTFAVFLLTASALAERFGRRRLFMIGIVLFTGASALAALAPSIGVLIAARAIQGLGSAIVLPLSLTLLSAAVPPSKRGAALGVWGGVGGLGVALGPVIGGFITESASWQWIFWLNVPIGIVLLALSFSWLTESHGPVARLDLVGTVLACLGLFGVVVSIIRGDSAGWTSAQTLGTGLGGLALLVAFAVWETRTPHPMLPMRLFSGRAFTTVNLLSLFMFFGMFGSIFLITQYLQTALGYSPFAAGLRFLAWTGVVLIAAPLGGGLSDKIGGKPIIVAGLVLQSVGLLWLALGITTGSSFPDLVPAFLCNGFGMGLYFGPSGNVVMGSVRREEEGIASGANNAIRELGGVFGVAVLAAVFAGQGGYDTKAHYVHGLHAALWVGFVFVALGAVTAMLLPKDRPAPAVAKSEPASGATTDEPERTLVTVE
- a CDS encoding MarR family transcriptional regulator, coding for MDTASGPSASVDGLDGPEFRSWISLVHAYGHVSKSLDRSLTQELDISLVWFEVLARLSTAEDGRMRLLQLSRHLVVSKASVTKLVDRMERAGLVRRETPPEDRRAVYAALTPSGEAMLAKALPLQVRNIRAALSGVGRSELDSLRETLDGVIRTYDDTWRTHG
- a CDS encoding MBL fold metallo-hydrolase, producing MPASERPEQERGLWEIDDTCIDCDVARQLAPGTVVQSAGRSVLARQPAGPQEHRALEQAAVACPVQSIRLGGRRVGTDPFPLRLDGEVHLCGHTSARTFGANAYLVGRPEGNLLVDTPRWSSAVADAYERGGGIAHILLTHRDHTAHAERFARHFGARVWIHEGDLDAAPYADGVLRGTSPVEVLPGVVAHPVPGHTRGSTVYVVDERYCFTGDTLYWSRAAQDLDVFETVVWHSRPELIASLLRLARRARFGWVLPGHGDRCHLPADELHERLLGLVARMRARAPRPVDITEVAW